Proteins co-encoded in one Candidatus Methylomirabilota bacterium genomic window:
- a CDS encoding CoA transferase, with protein sequence MSSKALEGIRVLDLTQYEAGPSCTQMLAWLGADVIKIEPPAGEPGRTALSDKRGEDAWFFLLLNSCKKGVTLNLKSPRGRAMFEEMVKSADVVVENMGPGAMERLGLGSEALRRLNPRIIAASVKGFGSGGPYSEYKSFEWIAQAMAGAMSMTGSPDGPPTKAIGGLADTGAGLHTAIGILAAIIQRQTTGVGQQIEVAQQDSVVNQLRIHLRDTYVDGKPAPRRGNRSAGAAPSNIYRCRPFGPNDYVFIHLATVEMWKTLTRIVGRPELGDDPRYADRRDRVQFVDEIDDMIEAWTEKRTKHEVMETLAGAGIPCGAVLDSSEVLSDPHLRQRGFIVDLEHPRRGPYPMPANPVRLSASPTEVVRAPLLGEHNAEVYGRLLGYGPADLDALHREGVI encoded by the coding sequence ATGTCGTCCAAGGCGCTCGAGGGGATTCGCGTTCTCGACCTGACCCAGTACGAGGCCGGCCCGTCCTGCACGCAGATGCTCGCGTGGCTCGGGGCCGACGTCATCAAGATCGAGCCGCCCGCCGGCGAGCCTGGCCGCACCGCGCTCTCCGACAAGCGCGGCGAGGACGCGTGGTTCTTCCTGCTGCTGAACTCCTGCAAGAAGGGCGTGACGCTGAATCTGAAATCACCGCGCGGCCGCGCGATGTTCGAGGAGATGGTGAAAAGCGCGGACGTCGTCGTCGAGAACATGGGGCCCGGCGCGATGGAGCGGCTCGGCCTGGGGTCCGAGGCGCTCCGGCGGCTGAACCCGCGCATCATCGCCGCCTCGGTGAAAGGCTTCGGGAGCGGCGGGCCGTATTCGGAGTACAAGTCCTTCGAGTGGATCGCCCAGGCGATGGCGGGCGCGATGAGCATGACAGGCTCGCCCGACGGCCCGCCGACGAAGGCCATCGGCGGCCTGGCCGACACGGGCGCCGGGCTGCACACGGCGATCGGCATCCTGGCGGCGATCATCCAGCGCCAGACGACGGGCGTGGGCCAGCAGATCGAGGTGGCGCAGCAGGACTCGGTGGTGAACCAGCTCCGCATCCACCTGCGCGATACCTACGTGGACGGCAAGCCCGCGCCCCGCCGCGGCAACCGCTCGGCGGGTGCGGCGCCTTCCAACATCTACCGCTGCCGGCCCTTCGGGCCGAACGACTACGTCTTCATTCACCTCGCCACTGTCGAGATGTGGAAGACGCTGACGAGGATCGTCGGCCGTCCCGAGCTGGGCGACGATCCGCGCTACGCCGACCGGCGCGACCGCGTCCAGTTCGTCGACGAGATCGACGACATGATCGAGGCGTGGACGGAGAAGCGCACGAAGCACGAGGTGATGGAGACCCTGGCCGGCGCGGGCATCCCGTGCGGGGCCGTGCTCGACTCGAGCGAGGTGCTGTCGGACCCGCATCTGCGCCAGCGCGGCTTCATCGTGGACCTCGAGCATCCCCGACGCGGCCCGTACCCGATGCCCGCGAACCCGGTGCGGCTGTCGGCCTCGCCGACGGAAGTGGTGCGCGCGCCGCTGCTCGGCGAGCACAACGCCGAGGTCTACGGCAGGCTGCTCGGCTACGGGCCGGCCGATCTCGACGCTCTTCACCGCGAGGGGGTCATCTGA